DNA from Ignisphaera sp.:
TTGGCATAGGATAGAAGGTAAGTTAGAGATGTGCTAACTTTTCTTTCTAAATCTTGTCTGGCCTATCTCAATAGCCTTTGCAATGTCGCCACCAGCCTCAACAAGGAGTTTCCTAGCCTCCTCAGCCCCGATGCCAAGGTACTCAGCAACAAATTGAACATCTTCGCTCGAAATATTTACTATAGCTTGCTGGTTTGTGCCCTGGCCCACTACCTGGTTTGCTGCTTGTGGCAATTGCTCCTCCCTAGCCTTGCCAGCTATGTAAAACATTTTCTGTCCGCTAAACTCCATTACCATAACCTCTGGATCTTCTATAACAATCCTCTTATCCTGCAACTCTATAACAGCTCTTTGAGCATTTTGTATCTGGTCTATCTTTATACCCATTCTCTTGAGTTGCTTCAACTGCTTTTGGAGCTCCCTTGGATTGACTGGAAACATTTTTCTCTCCTCATAATACTTAAATATTGTGAGAGTAAAATAATTTTGTTTAACTGCTTTAGCCACATCTAAATCTACTGTGATGGCGGTAAGAACATCATGAGGCTAGAGCTACTGGTACTTGGGAGTGGTAGAGAGGTTGGTAGAGCTGCTATAGCTGTTAAAAGAGATTCTGACAATCAGTATCTTCTCTTTGACTATGGAATAAACTTTGATTTGGATGACAAGCCGGTTATGCCCCTGCCCATACAGCCAAATAAAATCAGGGCTATATTTATTTCGCATGCCCACCTAGACCATGTTGGTGCTGCACCAATATTCTATGTATCGTCGACTCCCGCTATCTACTCAACTCTTTTAACAGCTCTACTAAGTAAAATAATGATTGCTGATATGCTTAGGCTCTCTGGATATTATTTGCCATTCGAGTATCTGGAGCTAGATACAATGATAAACAACATAAAAAGCGTTTCCTATGGCGATACCATAGAGATAGACAGCGCCTTGGTCAAGGTCTTTAATGCTGGTCACATCCCTGGAAGTGCAATGTTTAGGGTGGAGTTCAAAGATGGGGGCTCGGTGCTGTATACAGGAGATGTTAATACAATTGACACTAGAGTGACCAAAGGTGCTCAGCTAAGTGGTTTAGAAGCTGATCTACTTATCATGGAGTCTACTTATGGTCTATACGACCATCCTTCTAGGGACAGAGTAGAGGAGCTATTCATAGAGACTGTGAAAAGTGTTGTTGAAGATGGTGGGATAGTGCTCATACCGGCATTCTCGCTTGGCAGAGCACAAGAGATTCTGGCTATTCTTGCAGATAGGATGCCACATTCAAATGTTTACTATGATGGGATGGCAAGAGATATTCTAGAGCTGTTTCTGCAATTCAAAGAGTATGTGAATCAGTATCAACTCCTAGAAAAAGCTATGAGAATATTCACAGCTGTTAAAGGTTCTGATATGAGGAAGCAGATATGCAAAGAGAATGGCAGCATAATTGTGACGCCAGCGGGGATGCTAAAGGGTGGCCCGGCACAATACTATGTTAAGAGGCTTTACAGCAATCCGAAGAACGCCATAATTCTTGTTAGCTACCAAGCACCACAAACACCTGGCAGAAAACTTTTGACGGAAGGTGTTCTCGAGGATGGGGGTCCGAGGGTAAAGGCAAAGGTTTTCTGGTTTGATTTCTCAAGCCATGCTGGGTCATCTAATCTAGTTGAGATTGTCAAGAGCATCAAGAACTTGAAGAAGGTTGTTCTGGTACATGGAGGAGAAGACTCTGCTTACACACTTGGCTATAGAATAAAGGAGGCTACTGGAATAGATTTTGAGGTGCCTAAAACAGGTGATAACCTAGTGCTCGAGCTCTAAACGCTACACAACAACGTATTCTAGACCATGGCTCTTGGCAGCAGCTATGATGGCGTTCTTCATCTCACTCCTCATCTTCTCGATAACAACAAGCTGTGCATTAGGCGTCATCTCAATAGCCATTTCCGCAACGAGTTTCAAGTCTTCTACACTAAGCTCCTTTATAGCATAATTTGGAATCATATGCCCATAACACTCGCCTTTTTCCAACGCTCTTCTGGTGAATAGTGGTGCATAGTGAGAGCCTCCAAATCCTATGGCTATTCTACATGGAGGCTTATCCTTTAAGGAATAGAACACCTTAATATTATTTCCAATAGCTTTTGCAACAATCTCCTGCGCCACAACATCTCTCCATTCATTCTCGCTACTGCCAATCTCAACAAACGTTATTGGTGTGCCTCTAACTGTTGGACCATGGTGTGTAACCTCATAGCTTACCGAGAACTTTGAGAGTGTGTTGTGGCTGTTCTTAGCTTTGTAGAGGTCTTGTAGTATAAGCCACATTAGAACTGGGTTGGAAAGCGATAGCGTCATTGGCTCACCGCCAAAATCGCTTCTCCTCCAGGGGTTTCCCGTCACATGGACAGTCAGACTTGGGATCCTGGCCTCCGATTGATGACGTGATGGAGCAATAAACATGTCGAAGCCTTTTAGACTCTCTAGACTATTTAGGTATACTATCTCATCATTGAAGCCTAGGAAAAGAGCTTCAACATTGCCTAAAACACATTGCTTAGACACTTTGGCTCCATATACCCCTCTACCAAGATCGGTACACATAGCATTTTCAATAAGCTTCTCTACTATACCGATAGCTGCTAAATCGCTGAGCGAATATATTATAGCTATTTTCATTAGCCACACACTCTATAGACAAATAGACATAGGTTTAAAAACTGATAGACTACTGTGTAAAACCTCTTGATCAGTGCTTTGAGGCTGATGCCTACTCTATGAACTATCAGGACATTGTCAGCGACTCTCTATCGATTTTATTGCGCTATGCATCAAAACTTGGAATACCGCCTGAGAGTGCCTATGTTGCAAAGGCTATGAGGATGCTTAGAGATAAGGGAGTTTCTCTAACCCATCTACTGGCCGAGATTCTGCTATGCAAATATCTTGTTGAAAAGGGTTTCTCATGTGACATAGAGTCTACTGTAGGTGATATGAAGTGCGATGTTTATGCCAAGAAAGACTCTGTTGACATATGCATAGAAATAATGTATTATACACTACCCCTAGATAGTATTGGTGAGTGGAGTAAATCAATAATCTCTTCGCATATCAGAAAAATTATTAAGATATCGAGGAATAGAATAGCATTTGCAGCATTTGCATATCCGATTGGTCTTGTACCCATGATACCGTCGGAGGTAATAGATTCCCCGACAAAAGATGCTGTCAATAGGATTCTAACCAAATATGGTCTATATGATGAAGTGCCGAATGTAAAAGACCTAGACTTTATCTCACCAATATACAAGATATATCTATTCGATTTACATACAAGAGAAGTGTATGAGCTTCTGCCAACGGCGACAAAAAATCTTCTTTTATTCTACGAGTCTATAACCGGGTTCAGTATTTGAATATAGCACCTGTATTTGCCGAGGTTACAAGCATTGAATATCTTGATAGGTAGCCACTAAGCTTCTTCTCTATGGGTCTAAATCTGGATAGTCTTTCTCTAAGCTCATCCTCTGTTATCAATAAATCTATTCTCTTGTTCTTCAAATCAATTCTTATTCTATCCCCATTCTCAACAACTCCTATGGGCCCACCCTCAGCTGCTTCTGGAGACACATGTCCGACTGCAATACCTCTTGTAGCGCCAGAGAATCTTCCATCAGTAACGAGAGCTACATCCCTGTCGAGGCCCATTCCAACAAGTACAGATGTTGCTGTTAGCATTTCTCTCATTCCAGGCCCTCCCTTTGGACCCTCATATCTGATCACAACAACATCTCCTTTAGATATATCACCATTCAATATAGCTTTAACAGCATCCTCTTCACAGTTAAACACCTTTGCAGTACCTTCAAAGAGGTAAAGATCTTCTGGCACTGCAGAGATCTTTATCACAGCACCCTTCGGCGCTAAACTGCCCTTCAATATCATTATCCCTCCTCTACTCATATACGGATTCTCAACAGGTCTCACAACATCTTCTCTTCTGTTGATGGCGGATGCTATTATTTCTCTAACCGTTTTTAAGGAAACTGTTAATCTATCTAGGTGTATGAGACCCTTCTTGGAAAGCTCCTTCATAACTACTGGAACTCCCCCAGCCTCGTGAAGATCTTGTACATGATATGGCCCTGCAGGACTTAGCTTGGCAATTGTTGGTGTTTTCTCGCTAATCTCATCAAAGTCCTCTAAAGATAGCTCAACCCCTGCCTCATTCGCTATGGCCATTAAATGCAACACAGTGTTTGTTGAGCCTCCGAGAGCCATGTCAACTACTATAGCGTCTAAGAATGCCTCTCTAGTCAATATCCTCCTCGCTGTTACCCCTCTCTTGACCAGCTCTACAATCATCATCCCAGTATATTTAGCTATTCTAATTCTCTCTGCCGAAACAGCGGGTGCTGTTCCGTTCCCTGGTAGAGATATTCCCATAGCCTCTGAGAGAATATTCAAAGTATTTGCCGTGAACATTCCAGCACAAGATCCTACCCCAGGACATGCAACATTCTCCAACTCGATAAGATCGTTATACGAGATTTTACCGCTT
Protein-coding regions in this window:
- the ilvD gene encoding dihydroxy-acid dehydratase; amino-acid sequence: MRSRITVEGIERTPHRCLYKALGLTDEELSKPIIGIANSWNEVIPGHKHLREIAEAVKTGVRIAGGTPLEFNTIGLCDGIAMGHEGMKYSLPSRELIADSVEIMAKAYQFDGLVLIASCDKIIPGMLMAAARLDIPAIFISGGPMLAGRYRGRDVDLHDVFEAVGSYKSGKISYNDLIELENVACPGVGSCAGMFTANTLNILSEAMGISLPGNGTAPAVSAERIRIAKYTGMMIVELVKRGVTARRILTREAFLDAIVVDMALGGSTNTVLHLMAIANEAGVELSLEDFDEISEKTPTIAKLSPAGPYHVQDLHEAGGVPVVMKELSKKGLIHLDRLTVSLKTVREIIASAINRREDVVRPVENPYMSRGGIMILKGSLAPKGAVIKISAVPEDLYLFEGTAKVFNCEEDAVKAILNGDISKGDVVVIRYEGPKGGPGMREMLTATSVLVGMGLDRDVALVTDGRFSGATRGIAVGHVSPEAAEGGPIGVVENGDRIRIDLKNKRIDLLITEDELRERLSRFRPIEKKLSGYLSRYSMLVTSANTGAIFKY
- a CDS encoding nascent polypeptide-associated complex protein; protein product: MFPVNPRELQKQLKQLKRMGIKIDQIQNAQRAVIELQDKRIVIEDPEVMVMEFSGQKMFYIAGKAREEQLPQAANQVVGQGTNQQAIVNISSEDVQFVAEYLGIGAEEARKLLVEAGGDIAKAIEIGQTRFRKKS
- a CDS encoding D-aminoacyl-tRNA deacylase translates to MKIAIIYSLSDLAAIGIVEKLIENAMCTDLGRGVYGAKVSKQCVLGNVEALFLGFNDEIVYLNSLESLKGFDMFIAPSRHQSEARIPSLTVHVTGNPWRRSDFGGEPMTLSLSNPVLMWLILQDLYKAKNSHNTLSKFSVSYEVTHHGPTVRGTPITFVEIGSSENEWRDVVAQEIVAKAIGNNIKVFYSLKDKPPCRIAIGFGGSHYAPLFTRRALEKGECYGHMIPNYAIKELSVEDLKLVAEMAIEMTPNAQLVVIEKMRSEMKNAIIAAAKSHGLEYVVV
- a CDS encoding MBL fold metallo-hydrolase, giving the protein MRLELLVLGSGREVGRAAIAVKRDSDNQYLLFDYGINFDLDDKPVMPLPIQPNKIRAIFISHAHLDHVGAAPIFYVSSTPAIYSTLLTALLSKIMIADMLRLSGYYLPFEYLELDTMINNIKSVSYGDTIEIDSALVKVFNAGHIPGSAMFRVEFKDGGSVLYTGDVNTIDTRVTKGAQLSGLEADLLIMESTYGLYDHPSRDRVEELFIETVKSVVEDGGIVLIPAFSLGRAQEILAILADRMPHSNVYYDGMARDILELFLQFKEYVNQYQLLEKAMRIFTAVKGSDMRKQICKENGSIIVTPAGMLKGGPAQYYVKRLYSNPKNAIILVSYQAPQTPGRKLLTEGVLEDGGPRVKAKVFWFDFSSHAGSSNLVEIVKSIKNLKKVVLVHGGEDSAYTLGYRIKEATGIDFEVPKTGDNLVLEL